Proteins from a single region of Pedobacter cryoconitis:
- a CDS encoding TspO/MBR family protein produces MTSTESRFKFVPFLINMLIPLTFGAIGGYITQKTIKSWYPFLEKPSFNPPDWLFPPVWSLLFILTGVSAYLVWNKRAQITHLPRTIAFYFIQLILNLCWSYLFFYHQLIGAALIEMIFLLAAILVNGIVFYKIDKTAGLLYIPYFLWVSFATLLTYNIYVLN; encoded by the coding sequence ATGACAAGCACCGAAAGCCGCTTTAAATTTGTTCCGTTCCTGATCAATATGCTCATTCCGTTAACCTTTGGTGCCATCGGGGGATACATTACGCAAAAGACAATCAAATCCTGGTACCCTTTTCTGGAAAAGCCATCTTTTAACCCGCCTGACTGGCTATTTCCTCCAGTATGGTCTTTATTATTTATCCTGACCGGAGTTTCTGCTTACCTGGTCTGGAATAAAAGAGCACAGATTACACATCTGCCAAGAACGATCGCATTTTACTTTATCCAGCTGATTCTGAATTTATGCTGGTCATATTTATTCTTTTACCATCAGCTGATCGGTGCCGCGCTGATTGAGATGATCTTCTTGCTTGCAGCCATCCTGGTGAATGGCATAGTTTTCTATAAGATTGACAAAACCGCAGGCTTACTTTACATCCCTTACTTTTTATGGGTAAGTTTTGCAACGCTGCTTACTTATAATATTTACGTGTTAAACTAG
- a CDS encoding acyl-CoA thioesterase has translation MSEYKPVASSQVTLTELMIPSYSNFGGKIHGGIILGLMDKVAYVCAAKHADGYCITASIDVVDFLAPVEVGEIVSLMASVNYVGSSSMIIGIRVISENLKTHVIKHTNTSYFTMVAIGEDNKPKQVPALLLKNREDIRRFFQAMNRKELKNTYKKDEARLKQTAYEHHSFMDALSRERCKVELE, from the coding sequence ATGTCAGAATATAAGCCCGTTGCAAGTTCCCAGGTTACTTTAACAGAGCTGATGATTCCTTCTTACTCGAATTTCGGAGGTAAAATACACGGAGGTATTATCCTTGGCTTAATGGACAAAGTAGCCTACGTTTGTGCTGCAAAACACGCCGATGGATACTGTATTACAGCCTCTATTGATGTGGTTGATTTCCTTGCCCCGGTAGAAGTAGGGGAGATTGTTTCTTTGATGGCTTCGGTCAACTATGTAGGAAGCAGTTCTATGATTATCGGCATCCGGGTCATTTCAGAAAATCTTAAAACCCATGTAATCAAGCATACCAATACCAGCTATTTTACGATGGTAGCTATAGGGGAGGATAATAAGCCTAAACAAGTTCCTGCATTGCTTTTGAAAAACAGAGAAGATATCAGGCGTTTCTTTCAGGCGATGAACAGGAAAGAGCTGAAGAACACTTATAAGAAAGACGAAGCTAGGTTAAAGCAAACCGCCTATGAACACCATAGCTTTATGGACGCGCTAAGCAGAGAACGTTGTAAAGTTGAACTGGAATAA
- a CDS encoding DeoR/GlpR family DNA-binding transcription regulator, which produces MKSITERHQLILKKLQETGFVNVQELSTQMRVSDVTIRKDLKLLEDKKLLFRTHGGGSKTNPYTNDKPVAEKEQIHADKKRQIAKAAADMIGHNDSIIIASGTSMLALARAIHPEKHLTVVTSALNVALELSHHLHVEVLQLGGQLRQNSSSVMGPYAEQILEDVSCSILFLGVDGIDIETGLTTTSLMEARLNQKMINAAQITVVLADSSKMGKRGLGKICSLDQIQHVITDDGISPALVKLMENKGISVTIVRE; this is translated from the coding sequence ATGAAGAGTATCACCGAAAGACATCAGCTAATTTTAAAGAAACTTCAGGAAACAGGTTTTGTCAATGTACAGGAACTAAGCACACAAATGAGAGTTTCTGATGTTACTATCCGTAAGGACCTGAAGCTTCTGGAAGATAAGAAATTACTTTTCCGTACCCATGGCGGAGGTTCCAAAACGAACCCCTACACCAATGATAAACCAGTTGCGGAAAAAGAGCAGATCCATGCAGATAAAAAAAGACAGATCGCTAAAGCAGCTGCCGATATGATTGGTCACAATGATTCTATCATTATTGCCTCAGGAACTTCCATGTTAGCCTTAGCGAGAGCTATACATCCAGAGAAACATCTGACTGTAGTAACTTCAGCGTTAAATGTTGCCCTTGAACTATCACACCATTTACATGTCGAGGTTTTACAGCTTGGCGGTCAGTTAAGACAAAATTCATCTTCCGTAATGGGGCCTTATGCGGAACAGATTTTAGAAGACGTGTCTTGCAGCATCTTATTTTTAGGGGTAGATGGAATTGATATTGAAACCGGGCTGACTACAACCAGCCTGATGGAAGCACGACTGAATCAAAAGATGATCAATGCTGCACAGATTACAGTTGTACTGGCAGACAGCTCTAAAATGGGAAAAAGAGGCTTAGGAAAGATCTGTTCTCTGGATCAGATTCAACATGTCATTACCGATGACGGTATATCACCGGCACTGGTTAAATTAATGGAGAACAAAGGGATCAGCGTGACCATTGTCAGGGAATAA